The DNA region ACAACAGCCACGCCACCTTCCTCTTCGCCATGTTCATGAACTACTTCTTCCTGCGGCTGGAGGCCCGGCGCTTCCGCATCTACGAGATCGCCCACCACCGGGTGCGGATCATGGAGCGCTTCTTCTACCCCGCCATGCTGGGTGACCGGGTGGACCCCGGCTGGCACCAACTGCTCCTCGCCGAACTGAGTAAACCTCGCAGCCCGATGAGCCGGCTGGACGCGCTGGGGTGGCGGCTGAACCGCAACTACCTGTGGATCTACACGGGCGTGCTGCTGGGGTGGTTCGCCAAGCTGGACATGGACCAGCCCAAGGGCTGGGTGCTGGAATTCCCGGACGCCCTGTCCCTGGCCGACATCGGGAGCTTTCCGGGGTGGCTGGTGTTTCTGGGCGTGTTCGTGTTCTACGGCTTCCTGATCGGGCTCGCCATCCGCGCGGCGCGCACCTACCCGCTCGAGGAGGGGTAAGAGGGGTGGGGCTGCCGACCCCTCCGCACCTGGTCCTCCCGCCAGAGCTGCACGCCCGCCAGCAGCAGGGCCTGCCCGGGCAGGCTCCACAGGTAGAGGTGCGGTCGGCGCAGCAACAGGCAGGCACCCAGGGCGAGGAGCTGGGTACTCAGGCCGAGGTTCACTGCGACCCGGTTGATGGCCCGGGGCGTGTAGGCGAAGTGGTCGGCAGAGGTCGGCCCTCCTCCAGTCACGGCGCGCAGCCGACGCTCGAATAACGCACCCAACACCCGCTCCTGCGGCGTGAAATACAGGCCGTAGACGAGCTTCAGGACGGAAAGGACGCGCGGATCGTCCCCGGCCTGTGCGGGAGGGTCGCGGAACACCTCGCCCCGCGCCGCCCGGTGGTCCCGTTCCCACAGGTAGTCCACGCTCAGGATCAGGCTTTGCAGCAGGGTGAGGGGGAGGCCCCAGCGCCCGGCCAGCCCGATCAGCACGGCGGCGTTGACGATCACGTCCCCCTCCGAGTCGAGGTAGCGGCCCGTCTCGGTCGTCTGCCCGGTTGCGCGGGCGAGCTGCCCGTCGAGGTTGTCGAGCAGGGTCTTGGTCTGGAGGAGCAGGGCGGGGGCTACCCGGTGCCCGCGCCGCA from Deinococcus aerius includes:
- a CDS encoding DUF2270 domain-containing protein, with translation MPGVKGAPGAALDALTDVSYSTNTANALIHLYRAEVGKMTAYRQRLDMTTNWSVVTTAGLASFALGSPNNSHATFLFAMFMNYFFLRLEARRFRIYEIAHHRVRIMERFFYPAMLGDRVDPGWHQLLLAELSKPRSPMSRLDALGWRLNRNYLWIYTGVLLGWFAKLDMDQPKGWVLEFPDALSLADIGSFPGWLVFLGVFVFYGFLIGLAIRAARTYPLEEG
- a CDS encoding CDP-alcohol phosphatidyltransferase family protein encodes the protein MTHAKARPAREWAAESVFRPLAERLVPPLARRRVNPLHVVLTHTALGVFTGVLLRRGHRVAPALLLQTKTLLDNLDGQLARATGQTTETGRYLDSEGDVIVNAAVLIGLAGRWGLPLTLLQSLILSVDYLWERDHRAARGEVFRDPPAQAGDDPRVLSVLKLVYGLYFTPQERVLGALFERRLRAVTGGGPTSADHFAYTPRAINRVAVNLGLSTQLLALGACLLLRRPHLYLWSLPGQALLLAGVQLWREDQVRRGRQPHPSYPSSSG